tgCTTTGTTTTCAGACTTTTCGTTCTTTTAGTATTATCTCCTAATTGTTTTGTAAAACGTTGACTTCTTTTTTTAAGCCGATTTCATCATCTTGTAGTAGgtataattaaattttcatgtttctcttaaaaatattaaatagcaGGGGGCCTTTAACAGATCCTTGCAGTATACCTTGTTGTCGACCTGGCTCCTTGTATGTTGACAACGAACTCCTTTTTTGCTATACACGAGTACTTTTTCCGCCAGCTTTGTTGGGTATTTGAGTTTCTTCATTTTACACATCAATCCTAGGTGCCATATCTTGTCGAAGGTTTTTTCTATGTCCAAAAATTTGGCCCCTATGCATGTCAATATATTAACTTCCattatattcttcatcaatCTCGCCAATCGGGAACCGTGGAgtattttttccgaaattcaaaaTGGTATATTGAGTTATGATTTCCAGGAATTCTCTGTTCTTCATTTTTCTTAGAATTTCTTCGATTGCCCCCTTAGTAGCTTTCTCTGTGATTTCTTCTCTCttaaatttattaaataaatGGAACCCTTCTGTTGGATCGGTCCATCATATTCGAATTGCTTGCCTATCCTGGTTATTTGGATTTTGTTTGAACCGTGCTATCCTTCAAATGAATCTTCAAACAATTCGACTTTTTCATCAGTAATTTGCGATAAGTTAAACTTTTCTCTTTTATCGGTTAGTATTGCAGCCATTCTCCACAATAAGTCTTCCATTTCCAATACTCTAGTTTCTTGTCCCAATGATCCTTGAACAGTTCTCATACTCTTGTTTTAACTCCATTTAGTTTGTTCAGAACAGTTTTATCATCCAGATGGAGTGCTCTTCTATGTATTTCTATGATCACAAAACGGATGGTGTTGAGATTACGGGTGTTTATATGATAATTCAAAGCTCCGTGCCAACTTTCTAGCTGATATCACCATCAAACccataaaattcaagaagaatattggaaaataagaACCTAATATTTCCGTGACTACAGATCCAATGCGGTTGATATTCagtgtgtatatatatatagaataatcATTGCAAGCTTCGTGCattcagaatcatagaaaattcaacaagCGATGGTTCAATGATCTGCCCTAGAAAACTTTTGTCGACAATGTCCAAGGTTTTGGAAGTTATGAAATTCAACTCGAATTCGAATACAGCGTAAAATATACCGAGAACATTTTATTAAGAGCAGAGATCAATAAAATTGAGTAAAATCCATGCATTATGATTGATCACTTCATCTAACACTCAGTTAGTGAATGCAATAAATAAGATTGAATGAAATGTGTTAAATAGATTATAATTCATATCTGCTTTCAAACTCTATTTCAAgatacttggataattaatgAACATGAATATTCTCATTTCATGTTGTTCAAGCCATTAAGCACTATTTAGGTTTCAAAACTTAAATGCATCTAACTCTTCGTGAAAGATATAAATACTGTATTCATCAATCTGAAACcgaatttttcaggaaatataGTGAATGTgcaatttgaatgtgtttaaGTTGTAGGGTGGGTGAACAACATTGCATGATTAACAGGTTAACTGTTGATTTAAGTTTCCTAATGTAAACAGGGAATTCATCACAAACTTGAATAATGGTTAGTCGTCCTAACGacttaaaaatgaaaatttttctaacAAATTAAATTAAGCAGTAATGCGGGTGGAAAAGACATCTGTTCGGAATACGTGGCacttgaattttgtattttcaacAGTAGGATTCGGAAGGGTTTTTATTGCAtctaacacaaatttttttttggaaatttgtcATTTGTTTGAAAAGAGAGGCATGAGAAAAATGAAACTATTTAAAAAGAAGAATAATATATCGGGTAGAAAGTCGCTTGAAGAACTTATTTGagttctttattattattaaattcagTCAAGCTTTCGACCATTCAAATGGCCATCAATGGGCAAATCAATCTGAATCTAACAGTGCCAAGACAgccagaaaaaactaaaaattagaAGGTAGGTATAATCCACAATTTAGGTCAAAGCTacaaatttatgaaattatgCTAGTCAAATCCAATACGTCAATTACCTTTTAAAGTACACAAATCAAATTTTTGTACCTGAATTgtggattatagctaccttataatttttaattttgagacctatagatgttttatttttagatCTGACTCTCATTATTATGTTTCTGCCTGACTTTGCACTGTTAGGTTCGGATTGAATTcccctgaagatggccatgtgaATGGTCTAAGGATTGGCTAAatttaataaagaacttaaatAAGATCTTTAAGCGACTTTCTACCCGATATATTATTCCCCTTATCCAGTTACAAAGTCGATACCTATTTctttctttacaatttttaaactATTGTTTCCTGCCCAAACATTGAAAGCTaacagttggacttcatttatCCAATTTCGAAAATGTCAGCACAAGCCTTCTACATAGTTACATCTTAATGATTCGAATTGAGACAAATTCAGAAATGTGGCGATCTATGAGACCCGTTATATTATTATCGATATACATAAGTGACGCCCCTGGGTCTATGCTAAAGAACGGCGTACAAATGTCGTGTAACCATCAATAACGAAAGATTTGTGGTTTTTCAGTGAATTGAACCATGTTGAGGTAATGAACCGTGCATATGATGTTTGAAGTACCTTCCAATAATCACGTAATGTTTAACATTCTTCGTTCAGACCGATTTATCGGCAACCGACATGAAATTAAAGATCTAAAGGTGAGGGTATCAGAATTCTAACTCTTCAGTTCGTACTTTTTCACATTTCCAGGAAAATTGTGCATATTCCTATTTCGCTTTGATTTATACACGACACGTATTTCTCATATGGATATCTTGTTGGAAAGATACAGAATTATGTCTTCAAACTCCAAGATAAATTACCATATGAATAACGAATCAAGGGCATTATGATTGCTGAGCGTTTTGCTTTATTTCTCCACAACAGCAGAATTTCTGATAGTTTGCCTTATCAAATGCTATCTTACGGAATCGATATGTCATTACTGAGTGCAATTTATGTTGTATGCTTGATTAATTGCAACATCGTTACGCCTTCAACATAAATATCATTCACGAAATACCGTAACTCTAGATTTGAAATCCTCCAAGATAACTAACAATACATAGAAAATTGCTAGCATATGCATACATAAATATAAAGAATAATATCAGGTATACTTCGACGATAACTGCTGGTTTCATTTGAGTCACTTGCATATTATTGATGATACCTACTTGAAATATCCTTTATCATTAACGCGATCCCAATAGAAGATTCAGGATTTAATTTTCAGCTTTCAATATGTACGTAAGGTGTGAACTTGAACATTCTCTGGCATTTTCATAGTGGAAGTTCGCTTATTTACTTTTCAAATCGAAAATCCTATCCACTGATTGTGATTGCTTTGAATTTTCGGGATAAACATTCATTTGTAGGTCATAATTTGAAATTGCAATTCTATCATTATTACGAATTATTGATAAGCAATCATCGAGTAATTTCTTCATAAAACAATAGAAATGTTTCCTACATTTGTTATGCTCATTTCGATTCAAAGGCTATAATTTTACGATCATTCATAATTTTACCATATCTCGACTCATTAGCAGCTTTTATACTAGGTTATTAAACATTATGCCTATCTCGAAGTGCATAATAATTCCGGTATTTTCAACTCTAATAGCTTGATTTCAGCAGGAATTTTATTAGCGAAATCTGCAGCATGCACGTTTGataaacaaaaattgttattaaCTCATTTAATGATGCATATTTTGGAGTTGTTTCCATATCACTCGAATACTTGTCGAATGACGAAAAGTTTTCCTTATTACGATTACCGATACAAAaggttaaataaaaaattatctagaGTTAGCAGTCGCATTTATAGATtgccaaaatgaaaaaagaagagATAATCGATTTAACTGctcatttatttccatatttatatTCTCTTTGAATGTCGAAGATTATCGAGAGTACTgtatagtccaagaaaatggccaatgaaatacgaattttgaggttaaaacttgaattttggatataagttactttgaagcatctaaaaacgaactgtgaaaggttttttcaaattcacccccgggaaggggtgaaaaaaaattaaaaaaggggtttttttgaaattttggggaaatggtaagtgttagaaaaaaaagtttcgaataaaagttgtagagcgtaaaattttacataaaaatgttctcacaactttttttcctaaaattgaaattaactgagatatggtagctaaaagctaggggatgataacaggaactttaaaaaatcataagttgttgaaaaattgaaaaaactcataattttttttttaaattacttatatgattataaactttaattctagagaaaaattttttttttttaattgtttataaaaaagttataacaatttaaaatttttattttcaaattaaatcaactttaactgatgaaaatatatatatattttttttaatagattaatattttaagaaattgaccatacgcgttgaaatttaatttttacctgttcttttcaagcagatataaaataatttacctggttaaagatattgtgtggcggccatttgctttcactaccgacttcggtacctcatgcgcatgcgtcagttgttctcaatgcgccagttgttctctgtgtgtttacaatattctccatttgttttgagtgaattgatctctgtgtgtttacaatattctccatttgttttgagtgaattgatctctgtgtgtttacaatattctccatttgttttgagtgaattgattagtgctgttaatttgaaaaaggtaattatttaagtgatgttcaattttatattgagaaaccgcatggtcaaaacataaacacatgctttttatttactttgttataaaaatcaccatcaatcattttatattatttaattttttaaatactattgttgaagtatctacctagattagttgataatgaattaattttgtacttttcttgtttatataggttgaaatttcaacatggatcaacaagcattatgcagtatttgtgacacagttttgatcaatgacaccgacactgttgtttcagtgaaagagagaggattaaaaaagttgattgagaaaagcattgagaAGGAAGACAGAAAAAGCGAGTTATGGCTCGGAAAGATTGAAGtaagttttcatgaaaaatgtagGAAGTCGTATCCTATGTCTACCTCTTCAATtaagagaaaatcaaaattatctacTGATCCATCTTCATCACATTTTACATCATCTGTAGTTGGACCAAGTATACTACCAGCGTCAACttcaacaaatttgaattttgattttgtaaatctatgttttttttgtaaaatgtcaTTGGATCGCAAACATAAACGGGTCCATTTGATAGCTAATAAGTACACACAAGACCAGATACTGGATATTGCCAGGAGGCAAAATGATGAGTTTAGTACTGAATTGATTAAACGCATTAAAGACATCAACCTAGTTGACTGTAAAGCTAGTTATCATCATAAATGCTACGTGAATTTTAATAAGCTCGTGAAGGAACCAAAAATCTCTACCCTTAAAGAACAAACAGCtaggatttttaatcaaatttgcAAACACATTGAAGAAAGCTGTCAGTATACATTTAGTTTGCGGGAACTAAAAGATATCATGGGAGATGATCCCTTGAGtcactttgttttatttcgaatgttgaaagaaaaatataaagatgatatcttcatatcTCATCATCGAGGTAAGGAACCAATGATCTATTATAAAACATTCgatatttctaaaatttgtaGCGATTGGTTCACTGGTGATGGCGATGAAATGGATGATTTACAAAAGCAAACAATTTTGAATGTCGCTGTCAAAATACTCCgtaatgaaattattaaacACGATTATCGTAATACATCGTACCCTCCTGCGTCCAGTTTTCTTGACGATGTTGTGTCATCAATTCCGCCATTATTAACTTCGTTCCTTGGAAATTTACTATGCAAGGATAACAGTGACCAATACagtgataattttattgttAGAGATTCAATAGCACATTCCATCGTCAGTTATTTACGTCCCAAACAATTTATATCATCTCTCCAATTGGCAGTTGGTTCATATGTCCACAGAAAAACTGGTTCCAGACTAATTGTTGATCTGTTGAGCAAATTAGGTGTTTGTGCCTCATATTATCACATTCAGTTGCATGAAGCTTGTACAGTTATTAATCCTCCAGCTCTTAAAATTAATAGTGATAAGCCATTTGCACAATTTGTGTTTGATAATACTGATCACAATGCTAAAACATTAGATGGTAAAGAGACTTTTCATTGCCTTGGTGGAATAGTAGCGTATACGCCTGAATCGTCTATaagcttcgaagaaaatattgttaaatttaaGAAAATGCCAAAACCTCAGGAATTAGTATCAAAACACGTTATTCCCCAATTACCTTACGGGTCTTTTAACACTAAGGCTCTACAATCACTAGAATTcattgcgataaaaaacattCCAGTGAGAAAATCACCTGTGATATCAACTTATTATTCTGCGTATCTTTGGGCCAAGTTCTTCGAGGTTAAAAACGTACCATCTTGGAAAGGATATATGGAAGTTTTGTCTTCCGGGATTCCTTATACAATGTCGCAAATTGTTTGCTTACCATTTATAAATGGACCACCGTCAAATTTGACGACATTAAATAGTTCTTTACACTATGCAGCAGCTGAAACTCGTAAATTAAATAGACAGACATGTTTTGTCACATATGACCAGCCATTATATGCTAAAGCTCTTTCGATAGTACAAGAATCGAAtagtgaagaattaaaaaatgttgtcgTTCGTCTTGGTGGCTTCCACCTGTTAATGTCATACCTGGGAGCAATCGGTTACATTATGTCTGAGAGTGGAATTGAAGATTTATGGACAACAGTCTATGCAGGTGATTCTGTAAAGAAAATGTTAACTGGTCATGCTTATGCTAGAGCGTTGCGAGCTCATATCATGTCGTTCACCGCACTTGGTATTATAATTTGTAGAAGCTTGAAACCTTCGGATGAATTCCAAGATTCTATTAAAAAGTTTTTCGGTACGTGGGATTCAGAACCTCCACTTCTAACAGATTGTGATGACGAACCAGTAATAACTGATATGTGCGAAAGATTTGTACAGCAACTGGCAGTGATGGAAAAAAATGGTCCAACATCTAAATTATGGATCCAGTATTTCAAAAGCATTATTATTGCATTGCAATTTTTAGAAGCGGAACGATTAGGCAATTGGGAACTACACTTACAAAGCGTCAAAGAGATGTTACCATTCTTCCATGCAAGTGGACATTATCCATATGCGAAATACGCTCAAATTTATTTGCAACAAATGGCTGACCTCGAGTTAATTATGGATCCAGGAGAATATGACGAATTCACGAAGGAAGGTTTTTTTACAATTCGTAGATCCGAAAAAGCATGGGCTGGAATTTGGTCAGACATGGTTATTGAACAGACCCTCAATCGTTTCTTCGGTACTGACTTGAAGCATGGAAGAGGTGTTACTTCCAGTGTTGTAACAAGATATTTAGTAGCAATGCCATCAGCATTCAATATCATGGAATGTTTAGAGACATATTGCAAGATTGAATCAAGCAACAGTGAACAACATGTTGATATTTCAAGAAGTAGAATCACAAAAGATGAAgtaggaattaaaaaatttttgttttggcttgatgaaagaaATCCATTTGAGGTTAGAACTTCATTAGTATCACTCTCTACTGGAATCATAGGTGGACCAACAATTAATTGTCATAATGCAGTAGAAGTTGGATTGCAAGGTATAGCTACCATGGTtggtaaaaatattgataacgtTTCTTTGTCTAACGCGTTCAAAGTGAAAACACTTGCAAATGCGAAAAGTGGTATGCATATTGGCGATGATTTTGTTGCTGTCGACTCATTCTTGTTAATTCAGAGAATATCAgtattttttcatggcaatGTTGAAGAAACACGCAATGCATTGAAGTACGAGTTGTCACCGTTTCCTCTGAGCTTATTCGACGAACATGGATTAATGAGAAAAACACCAAAATCAGAATTGTATAACGTTTTCCAGCCATACATTCAATCGCCTGCCTTAATATCTGGATCTGgatcaatttttgtaattgatGGTGGCTGGCTTCTGCATAGCTATGTTTGGCCGCATGGAAAGAAATACTCAGACATTTGTAACCTTTACTACTCTTATCTTATTAAACATTTTGGATCTAACGTGACAGTCATATTCGATGGCTACTCGAAGGAAACAATAGGAATTAAGTCCTACGAAAGATATCGCAGAAAAGAAAAATGTGTTGCTGCAGATGTTGAGATTTCTGAAGATAATCTCGTGACCTTGACCCAAAAGAAGTTCCTGTCCAATATTGCAAATAAGAAACAATTTGTAAACTTACTGAGTAATAATCTTCAAAACCGTGGTATTAGCACGAATATAGCTTCAGAAGACGCGGATCTTTTAATTGTCAAAACTGCAATCGAtttaaaaagaagaagaaatcaatccGTGACGATAGTTGGTAATGATATTGACTTACTTATCATTTTGATTTCACTTGTCTCTGACGAAGAGGTAATATACTTTTATAAAATGACACCAGGAAAACAAGCTAATGTTATTTATTCTACGGAATACGATAAAAATTTGAAgccttttttgctttttgcgcaTGCATTTGCAGGTTGCGACACTACAAgtgcaatttttaaaaaaggaaaaaaaagtataatatctttattgaaaaaaaaacctgatttGCAAGCTCTAATTTCTGTTTTCTATGAGTCTAATCGTTCAATTGAGGAATTATACGcagtatctgaaaaaattatattccatCTCTATGGTCAAAGTATTACAGATGAACTGACACTTGGTGAATTAAGATATAGGATATTTTCATTATCGGCTGCTGCTTTTAAAAAAGAAGTTATCTTAGCTTCTTTACCACCGACTGAATCAGCCCTACGAGAACATACAAAACGAGTGTATTATCAAATTCAACAGTGGTTAGGCAACAATCTAAATCCGGACGATTGGGGTTGGAGAAGAACCTTATTTATGATGATACCTATCATGTCAAACGCGGAACCAGCACCAAAGGAGTTAATAGATAAAGTAAGTTACAATTCACACCAACTTATCTTATTTTAGTGTTATccaatagtaataataaattattcattttgcattttattttaacaGGTTTCTTGTAGCTGTAAAACGAATTGTTTATCAGCTCGATGTGGTTGCAAAAAAAGTGgtttaaaatgcaataaattttgtaaaagttgccaaggccaaagctgtgaTAACGCTTCTGCAAGATCGTTTAATCTTGAGgatgatgaaaatgaagataaagaagatgaagaaagagatgatagtgatgatgaaaatgatgatgatggaAATGTTTATGAGGATGAAAATGATGGTGAAGAAGAAACTACTGTCGAAGACGGAGAACAAGAAAATGAAGCTATATGTACAGGACGTAAAACTGTTAAAAACACTCGTTCAAAAGTATCCACACAAAAGgtataatatcaatcaaataaaattcttctttagttaatttttacgctatggacgataatttttttcttgtattctTCACAGATTTTTTGTGGTTGTAGAACCAATTGTGCATCAGCAAGATGTAGTTGTAGAAAAAGTTCTCTCAAATGTAATGAATTATGCAAGTTTTGTCATGGTGATACATGCAATAACAGTATAAATGCAGGCGTTGATACCAATGAAGATAGTGAATATGAGACACATACAAAAGCTAACGATAAAGACGAAGAAACACCTACTGAAGAAGAAAACGAAGGAAGCTCAACTGTTAGAGACAGCAGTCCActtgatgaaatttatattaactttgaaaaattttaatataatttttggaattgcaaaatctatatttttttatttattatataattagagAATCAATTACTCTTAGgaagtttcttcaaatttttttaattgtaatacaattttgtaatctattaaaaaaaaaaaaatttttctctagaattaaagtttataatcatataagtaattttttttctgtcttctttttctgtcttccttctcaatgcttttctcaatcaacttttttaatcctctctctttcactgaaacaacagtgtcggtgtcattgatcaaaactgtgtcacaaatactgcataatgcttgttgatccatgttgaaatttcaacctatataaacaagaaaagtacaaaattaattcattatcaactaatctaggtagatacttcaacaatagtatttacaaaattaaataatataaaatgattgatggtgatttttataacaaagtaaataaaaagcatgtgtttatgttttgaccatgcggtttctcaatataaaattgaacatcacttaaataattaccttttccaaattaacagcactaatcaattcactcaaaacaaatggagaatattgtaaacacacagagaacaactggcgcattgagaacaactgacgtatgcgcatgaggtaccgaagtcggtagtgaaagcaaatggccgccacacaatatctttaaccaggtaaattattttatatctgcttgaaaagaacaggtaaaaattaaatttcaacgcgtatggtcaatttcttaaaatattaatctattaaaaaaaatatatatatattttcatcagttaaagttgatttaatttgaaaataaaaattttaaattgttataacttttttataaacaattaaaaaaaaaaaatttttctctagaattaaagtttataatcatataagtaatttaaaaa
Above is a window of Harmonia axyridis chromosome X, icHarAxyr1.1, whole genome shotgun sequence DNA encoding:
- the LOC123686399 gene encoding uncharacterized protein LOC123686399 isoform X1 encodes the protein MDQQALCSICDTVLINDTDTVVSVKERGLKKLIEKSIEKEDRKSELWLGKIEVSFHEKCRKSYPMSTSSIKRKSKLSTDPSSSHFTSSVVGPSILPASTSTNLNFDFVNLCFFCKMSLDRKHKRVHLIANKYTQDQILDIARRQNDEFSTELIKRIKDINLVDCKASYHHKCYVNFNKLVKEPKISTLKEQTARIFNQICKHIEESCQYTFSLRELKDIMGDDPLSHFVLFRMLKEKYKDDIFISHHRGKEPMIYYKTFDISKICSDWFTGDGDEMDDLQKQTILNVAVKILRNEIIKHDYRNTSYPPASSFLDDVVSSIPPLLTSFLGNLLCKDNSDQYSDNFIVRDSIAHSIVSYLRPKQFISSLQLAVGSYVHRKTGSRLIVDLLSKLGVCASYYHIQLHEACTVINPPALKINSDKPFAQFVFDNTDHNAKTLDGKETFHCLGGIVAYTPESSISFEENIVKFKKMPKPQELVSKHVIPQLPYGSFNTKALQSLEFIAIKNIPVRKSPVISTYYSAYLWAKFFEVKNVPSWKGYMEVLSSGIPYTMSQIVCLPFINGPPSNLTTLNSSLHYAAAETRKLNRQTCFVTYDQPLYAKALSIVQESNSEELKNVVVRLGGFHLLMSYLGAIGYIMSESGIEDLWTTVYAGDSVKKMLTGHAYARALRAHIMSFTALGIIICRSLKPSDEFQDSIKKFFGTWDSEPPLLTDCDDEPVITDMCERFVQQLAVMEKNGPTSKLWIQYFKSIIIALQFLEAERLGNWELHLQSVKEMLPFFHASGHYPYAKYAQIYLQQMADLELIMDPGEYDEFTKEGFFTIRRSEKAWAGIWSDMVIEQTLNRFFGTDLKHGRGVTSSVVTRYLVAMPSAFNIMECLETYCKIESSNSEQHVDISRSRITKDEVGIKKFLFWLDERNPFEVRTSLVSLSTGIIGGPTINCHNAVEVGLQGIATMVGKNIDNVSLSNAFKVKTLANAKSGMHIGDDFVAVDSFLLIQRISVFFHGNVEETRNALKYELSPFPLSLFDEHGLMRKTPKSELYNVFQPYIQSPALISGSGSIFVIDGGWLLHSYVWPHGKKYSDICNLYYSYLIKHFGSNVTVIFDGYSKETIGIKSYERYRRKEKCVAADVEISEDNLVTLTQKKFLSNIANKKQFVNLLSNNLQNRGISTNIASEDADLLIVKTAIDLKRRRNQSVTIVGNDIDLLIILISLVSDEEVIYFYKMTPGKQANVIYSTEYDKNLKPFLLFAHAFAGCDTTSAIFKKGKKSIISLLKKKPDLQALISVFYESNRSIEELYAVSEKIIFHLYGQSITDELTLGELRYRIFSLSAAAFKKEVILASLPPTESALREHTKRVYYQIQQWLGNNLNPDDWGWRRTLFMMIPIMSNAEPAPKELIDKVSCSCKTNCLSARCGCKKSGLKCNKFCKSCQGQSCDNASARSFNLEDDENEDKEDEERDDSDDENDDDGNVYEDENDGEEETTVEDGEQENEAICTGRKTVKNTRSKVSTQKIFCGCRTNCASARCSCRKSSLKCNELCKFCHGDTCNNSINAGVDTNEDSEYETHTKANDKDEETPTEEENEGSSTVRDSSPLDEIYINFEKF
- the LOC123686399 gene encoding uncharacterized protein LOC123686399 isoform X2, which produces MDQQALCSICDTVLINDTDTVVSVKERGLKKLIEKSIEKEDRKSELWLGKIEVSFHEKCRKSYPMSTSSIKRKSKLSTDPSSSHFTSSVVGPSILPASTSTNLNFDFVNLCFFCKMSLDRKHKRVHLIANKYTQDQILDIARRQNDEFSTELIKRIKDINLVDCKASYHHKCYVNFNKLVKEPKISTLKEQTARIFNQICKHIEESCQYTFSLRELKDIMGDDPLSHFVLFRMLKEKYKDDIFISHHRGKEPMIYYKTFDISKICSDWFTGDGDEMDDLQKQTILNVAVKILRNEIIKHDYRNTSYPPASSFLDDVVSSIPPLLTSFLGNLLCKDNSDQYSDNFIVRDSIAHSIVSYLRPKQFISSLQLAVGSYVHRKTGSRLIVDLLSKLGVCASYYHIQLHEACTVINPPALKINSDKPFAQFVFDNTDHNAKTLDGKETFHCLGGIVAYTPESSISFEENIVKFKKMPKPQELVSKHVIPQLPYGSFNTKALQSLEFIAIKNIPVRKSPVISTYYSAYLWAKFFEVKNVPSWKGYMEVLSSGIPYTMSQIVCLPFINGPPSNLTTLNSSLHYAAAETRKLNRQTCFVTYDQPLYAKALSIVQESNSEELKNVVVRLGGFHLLMSYLGAIGYIMSESGIEDLWTTVYAGDSVKKMLTGHAYARALRAHIMSFTALGIIICRSLKPSDEFQDSIKKFFGTWDSEPPLLTDCDDEPVITDMCERFVQQLAVMEKNGPTSKLWIQYFKSIIIALQFLEAERLGNWELHLQSVKEMLPFFHASGHYPYAKYAQIYLQQMADLELIMDPGEYDEFTKEGFFTIRRSEKAWAGIWSDMVIEQTLNRFFGTDLKHGRGVTSSVVTRYLVAMPSAFNIMECLETYCKIESSNSEQHVDISRSRITKDEVGIKKFLFWLDERNPFEVRTSLVSLSTGIIGGPTINCHNAVEVGLQGIATMVGKNIDNVSLSNAFKVKTLANAKSGMHIGDDFVAVDSFLLIQRISVFFHGNVEETRNALKYELSPFPLSLFDEHGLMRKTPKSELYNVFQPYIQSPALISGSGSIFVIDGGWLLHSYVWPHGKKYSDICNLYYSYLIKHFGSNVTVIFDGYSKETIGIKSYERYRRKEKCVAADVEISEDNLVTLTQKKFLSNIANKKQFVNLLSNNLQNRGISTNIASEDADLLIVKTAIDLKRRRNQSVTIVGNDIDLLIILISLVSDEEVIYFYKMTPGKQANVIYSTEYDKNLKPFLLFAHAFAGCDTTSAIFKKGKKSIISLLKKKPDLQALISVFYESNRSIEELYAVSEKIIFHLYGQSITDELTLGELRYRIFSLSAAAFKKEVILASLPPTESALREHTKRVYYQIQQWLGNNLNPDDWGWRRTLFMMIPIMSNAEPAPKELIDKVSCSCKTNCLSARCGCKKSGLKCNKFCKSCQGQSCDNASARSFNLEDDENEDKEDEERDDSDDENDDDGNVYEDENDGEEETTVEDGEQENEAICTGRKTVKNTRSKVSTQKNQLCISKM